In the genome of Quercus robur chromosome 3, dhQueRobu3.1, whole genome shotgun sequence, one region contains:
- the LOC126717608 gene encoding uncharacterized protein LOC126717608 isoform X2: MTMGTNIFNLRPSLHTLGFYQENLMILLLPCLPDCLLLGVRQNASKSSWYYLAFLPFIYKSCQMPKLMCKLVLKPQLVAA, from the exons ATGACCATGGGTACCAACATTTTCAATCTCCGACCTAGCCTCCATACTCTcggtttttatcag GAAAATCTTATGATTCTATTACTTCCATGTCTACCAGATTGCTTGCTATTAG GTGTTCGACAAAATGCCTCTAAGAGCAGCTGGTATTACTTGGCATTTTTGCCTTTTAT ATATAAATCATGTCAGATGCCAAAACTCATGTGCAAATTAGTCCTCAAGCCTCAGTTGGTTGCAGCTTAG
- the LOC126717608 gene encoding uncharacterized protein LOC126717608 isoform X1, with amino-acid sequence MTMGTNIFNLRPSLHTLGFYQENLMILLLPCLPDCLLLEANAMIKRQYHATEIQLEDRRSQLLRVFNSGKRQARSAICCNRKLSEGFKNGKHTDMDELISYFIIHILV; translated from the exons ATGACCATGGGTACCAACATTTTCAATCTCCGACCTAGCCTCCATACTCTcggtttttatcag GAAAATCTTATGATTCTATTACTTCCATGTCTACCAGATTGCTTGCTATTAG AAGCAAATGCAATGATTAAAAGACAATACCATGCCACAGAAATCCAGCTGGAAGATAGAAGATCACAACTTCTAAGAGTCTTCAACTCAGGGAAGCGGCAGGCAAGATCTGCTATCTGTTGCAATAGGAAATTATCAGAAGGCTTTAAAAATGGGAAGCACACAGACATGGATGAGTTGATTTCTTACttcataattcatattttaGTTTAG
- the LOC126717601 gene encoding ammonium transporter 1 member 2-like: MASLSCSASDLAPLFSSNTANATAVANYLCTRFDTIANKLSDTTYAIDNTYLLFSAYLVFAMQLGFAMLCAGYVRAKNTMNIMLTNVLDAAAGGLSYYLFGFAFAFGSPSNGFIGRHFFGLTEYPKPTGDYSFFLYQWAFAIAAAGIASGSIAERTQFVAYLIYSSFLTGFVYPIVSHWFWSSDGWASPTRTGDLLFGSGVIDFAGSGVVHMVGGIAGLWGAFIEGPRVGRFDQAGRSVVLRGHSASLVVLGSFLLWFGWYGFNPGSFLTIAKGYGDGGSYYGQWSAIGRTAVTTTLAGCTSALTTLFSKRLLVGYWNVLDVCNGLLAGFAAITSGCSVVEPWAAIICGFVASWVLIGCNKLAEKLKYDDPLEAAQLHGGCGAWGVLFTGLFATTSYVNEVYPGQPDRPYGLFMGGGGKLLAAQIVQILVVSGWVTATMGPLFYLLNKMKLLRVSRDDEVAGMDMTRHGGFAYAYHDEDDQSIKHAYMMGKIEPNIETPPANLSLPSVDV; this comes from the coding sequence ATGGCTTCCTTAAGCTGCTCAGCCTCAGACCTCGCACCCCTTTTTAGCTCTAACACTGCCAACGCCACTGCCGTGGCCAATTACCTCTGTACTCGCTTTGACACCATAGCCAACAAGCTCAGTGACACAACCTATGCCATAGACAACACATACCTCCTCTTCTCTGCTTACCTTGTGTTCGCCATGCAACTTGGCTTTGCCATGCTATGTGCTGGATATGTCCGTGCCAAAAACACCATGAACATCATGCTCACCAATGTTCTTGACGCTGCAGCTGGTGGCCTTTCTTACTATCTCTTCGGCTTTGCCTTTGCTTTCGGTTCTCCCTCTAATGGATTTATTGGCCGCCACTTCTTTGGTCTAACAGAGTATCCTAAGCCCACTGGAGACTATAGCTTTTTTCTTTACCAATGGGCCTTTGCAATAGCAGCTGCTGGAATTGCTAGTGGGTCCATTGCTGAGAGAACCCAATTTGTGGCTTATCTGATTTACTCTTCCTTTTTGACCGGTTTTGTTTACCCTATAGTTTCACATTGGTTTTGGTCTAGTGACGGCTGGGCCAGCCCAACTCGAACTGGTGATCTTTTATTTGGTTCAGGTGTCATCGACTTTGCCGGTTCAGGAGTGGTTCACATGGTTGGTGGCATAGCGGGCTTATGGGGTGCATTTATTGAAGGCCCACGAGTTGGCCGATTTGACCAAGCGGGCCGGTCCGTGGTTTTACGTGGTCATAGCGCTTCTCTAGTCGTGCTCGGTTCATTCTTGTTATGGTTTGGTTGGTATGGGTTCAACCCCGGTTCATTTCTCACGATAGCAAAAGGATACGGTGATGGTGGGTCTTATTACGGCCAATGGAGTGCCATTGGGAGGACAGCTGTCACCACAACATTGGCTGGTTGCACATCTGCCCTTACAACCTTGTTTAGCAAACGCTTATTGGTGGGTTATTGGAATGTGCTAGACGTTTGTAATGGTCTACTAGCGGGATTTGCTGCAATCACCTCAGGGTGTTCAGTGGTGGAACCTTGGGCAGCAATCATATGTGGCTTTGTGGCATCTTGGGTTTTGATTGGGTGCAACAAGCTTGCAGAGAAGTTAAAATATGATGACCCACTAGAGGCAGCACAATTACATGGTGGGTGTGGTGCGTGGGGGGTTTTATTCACAGGATTGTTTGCAACGACGTCGTATGTGAATGAGGTGTATCCGGGTCAACCCGATAGACCATACGGGTTGTTTATGGGAGGTGGAGGGAAGCTATTGGCAGCACAAATTGTACAAATATTGGTGGTGTCAGGGTGGGTCACGGCCACAATGGGACCACTATTTTATTTGCTCAATAAAATGAAGTTGTTAAGGGTGTCAAGGGATGATGAGGTGGCAGGCATGGATATGACAAGGCATGGTGGTTTTGCTTATGCTTACCATGATGAAGATGATCAATCTATTAAGCATGCATATATGATGGGGAAGATTGAGCCTAACATTGAGACCCCACCGGCTAATCTTAGTTTACCATCAGTGGACGTGTGA